The proteins below are encoded in one region of Scyliorhinus torazame isolate Kashiwa2021f chromosome 8, sScyTor2.1, whole genome shotgun sequence:
- the pfdn4 gene encoding prefoldin subunit 4 gives MAATMKKAAVEDVNVTFEDQQKINKFARNNNRLIELKEEIELKKKQLQNLEDASDDIMMLDEDAVLVPYQIGEVFISHSQDETQEMLEAAKQSLQDEIQVLQTRVETIQHVLSNLKVQLYAKFGNNINLEADDN, from the exons ATGGCCGCCACCATGAAGAAagcg GCAGTAGAAGATGTCAATGTCACTTTTGAAGACCAGCAGAAAATTAACAAATTTGCAAGAAATAATAACAGGCTCATAGAACTTAAAGAAGAAATAGAACTGAAAAAG AAACAGTTACAGAACCTTGAAGATGCCTCTGATGATATCATGATGCTTGATGAAGATGCTGTGCTGGTGCCTTATCAAATTGGCGAGGTTTTTATTAGTCACTCCCAGGATGAGACACAGGAGATGCTAGAAGCGGCAAAG CAAAGTCTCCAAGACGAGATCCAGGTTTTGCAGACTCGTGTGGAGACCATTCAACACGTGTTGTCTAATCTTAAAGTTCAACTCTACGCAAAATTCGGAAACAATATTAACCTTGAAGCAGATGACAACTGA